A single genomic interval of Hydractinia symbiolongicarpus strain clone_291-10 chromosome 8, HSymV2.1, whole genome shotgun sequence harbors:
- the LOC130655427 gene encoding tropomyosin-1-like has product MQAVRNKMATLKAKLEEANRAADDAENELALTNEKADETEARTADLTKELSDLEDQLDEAESRLNNLNEKLSEAEKNADESDQARKILENRGTADNSRVSRLEAELEELVTKNEDAKNSHEELALQLAEGEEQLDQEEERCEIADARVKELEVEVTQVGNSLRSMEINEGQAAERTESGNSKISGIETKYREMEEKATQFEERSTELEQECEQLEEELNETKDKYTATKAELDALLAEINEM; this is encoded by the exons ATGCAAGCTGTTCGCAATAAGATGGCCACACTAAAGGCCAAGCTTGAAGAGGCCAATAGGGCTGCGGACGATGCTGAGAATGAACTTGCACTGACTAATGAAAAAGCTGACGAAACAGAAGCGAGG ACTGCAGATCTAACAAAGGAATTGTCTGACCTCGAAGATCAATTGGATGAAGCAGAATCCAGACTCAATAACCTTAATGAAAAATTGAGCGAGGCTGAGAAAAACGCAGATGAAAGTGATCAAGCTcgcaaaattttagaaaatcgAGGGACAGCTGATAATTCCCGCGTATCGAGACTAGAAGCCGAGCTTGAAGAATTGGTCACTAAAAACGAAGATGCGAAAAACTCCCACGAGGAGCTAGCTCTTCAACTTGCGGAAGGAGAAGAACAGCTTGATCAGGAAGAAGAGAGGTGCGAAATTGCTGACGCACGTGTAAAAGAACTCGAAGTGGAAGTAACACAGGTAGGGAATTCACTTCGTAGCATGGAAATCAACGAAGGACAAGCAGCAGAACGGACGGAaagcggaaattcaaaaatttctGGCATCGAAACAAAATATCGAGAGATGGAAGAAAAAGCGACTCAGTTCGAAGAAAGATCAACTGAACTCGAACAGGAGTGTGAACAACTGGAAGAAGAACTTAACGAAACAAAGGATAAATACACAGCCACTAAGGCTGAGTTGGATGCGCTTTTGGCTGAGATAAACGAGATGTAA
- the LOC130654749 gene encoding ADP-ribosyl cyclase/cyclic ADP-ribose hydrolase-like, protein MYLLLAIFLCLGINTNAYSPWSYNGTTPLLKDLLIGRCYQYQIIDSIEREDDMQVHVNCTTDLWNLFKKAFENKDACKTTITEEDYLPVINKVANRKQLKDKAMFWSGTRTVVHDFTHVNTEYITLEDMFTGYVANDLRWCGSVTEGINYDYCNKSCPDPTGPYWNLVSRQLAEKAANTVYVMVNGTAKGRNTAYYNGSTFGRIELPTLGSTGNVTHLRILVVFDLDEEPKEKCGEKSLLQMVEDAKKHKIPKISCTDNPKMVEAILCAKYPHAKQCQKKDDKGPWKTVSHALIGVASLFLVIIIILLVFICKKRKFLASNYQSENA, encoded by the exons atgtatcTTTTATTGGCAATTTTTCTTTGCCTCGGAATAAATACAAATGCATACAGCCCTTGGAGTTACAATGGTACAACTCCTCTTTTAAAAGATCTACTCATTGGTCGTTGTTACCAATACCAGATAATAGATTCGATTGAACGTGAGGACGATATGCAAGTTCATGTCAATTGCACAACTGATTTGtggaatctttttaaaaaagcgtttgaAAATAAAGATGCCTGTAAAACCACAATAACTGAAGAAGATTACTTGCCAGTTATTAATAAGGTTGCCAATAGAAAACAGTTAAAGGACAAG GCTATGTTTTGGTCTGGGACACGAACTGTCGTGCATGACTTTACACATGTTAACACCGAGTATATTACATTAGAAGATATGTTTACTGG CTATGTTGCAAATGACCTTCGGTGGTGTGGAAGTGTAACCGAAGGAATAAATTATGACTATTGCAATAAATCCTGTCCAGATCCCACAGGACCTTACTGGAATTTAGTTTCAAGACAA CTTGCTGAAAAAGCAGCCAACACTGTTTACGTGATGGTAAATGGGACAGCTAAGGGAAGGAACACAGCCTATTACAATGGAAG TACGTTTGGTCGTATTGAGTTACCAACGCTTGGTTCAACTGGTAACGTAACACATTTGCGTATCTTAGTGGTGTTTGATCTGGATGAAGAACCCAa GGAAAAATGTGGAGAAAAAAGTCTGCTTCAAATGGTTGAAGATGCTAAAAAGCACAAAATACCCAAAATTTCATGCACAGATAATCCAAA aatggTTGAAGCGATCCTATGTGCGAAATACCCGCATGCTAAACAGTGTCAAAAAAAGGATGATAAAGG CCCATGGAAAACTGTTTCGCATGCATTGATAGGCGTAGCTAGTCTTTTCCTCGTCATAATCATCATTCTATTGGTTTTTATCtgcaagaaaagaaaatttttggcCAGTAATTATCAGTCTGAAAACGCTTGA
- the LOC130655423 gene encoding all trans-polyprenyl-diphosphate synthase PDSS2-like, with protein sequence MTSASCFKILLTRCQSQQRLLILAPYSSVLRGQRYSFWSSINGNGLQKAINTAERVVGYQTNFSSLKFLVDEEEPTNFIKLAKKLVGSGHPLLTTARDLLSQDPYSSHQFGGLWVLLISKAVKNESDLLNDVVGGIHRKQRMLAETTELISTAFLIHRSMLSLKSEEFLQDLNKKTLGFGNKLSVLGGDFLLAKASLELARLENTQVVELIAQAIGDMAEGATIEALDVQADLTWTVNDWENFVYLLKGSLMANSCKAATVLTCQPEEVQQESFAFGKNLTLAQQCAEDIETFQNKKSVLKKTNLLLVLALQRCSSLKERFDAVSSEQGNISRHLKELRHVIPLKYPNVIEVAKKMCDEYVATCSRSIKCFEQNDAISAIEDILKTVRET encoded by the exons ATGACGTCGGCTTCCTGTTTTAAGATTTTACTCACAAGATGCCAGTCACAACAAAGACTACTTATTTTGGCGCCTTATTCTAGCGTCTTAAGGGGCCAAAGGTATTCGTTTTGGTCATCAATCAATGGAAATGGTTTACAGAAAGCTATCAATACTGCAGAGAGGGTTGTTGGCTACCAAACAAATTTTAGTAGTTTAAAGTTTCTTGTCGATGAAGAAGAACCAACGAACTTTATAAAACTTGCGAAAAAGTTGGTTGGCAGTGGTCACCCATTACTTACGACAGCAAGAGATTTATTATCACAAGACCCATACAGTAGCCACCAATTTGGTGGTTTGTGGGTATTACTTATATCGAAAGCTGTAAAGAACGAGTCAGACTTACTCAATGACGTTGTTGGTGGTATACATCGAAAACAGAGAATGCTAGCAGAAACAACAGAACTcattagtacag cttttctCATTCACCGCAGCATGCTAAGTCTAAAAAGTGAAGAGTTCTTACAAGACCTTAACAAGAAAACTTTAGGTTTCGGAAACAAGTTATCTGTGCTTGGTGGCGACTTCTTGTTAGCTAAGGCTTCACTCGAACTTGCCAGACTCGAAAACACACAAGTCGTCGAACTAATTGCACAAGCCATTGGAGATATGGCGGAAGGAGCAACGATTGAAGCATTGGACGTGCAAGCAGATCTTACGTGGACAGTGAATGATTGGGAGAACTTTGTATACCTCTTAAAAGGAAGCCTAATGGCGAACAGTTGCAAAGCAGCAACAGTCTTAACTTGTCAACCTGAAGAA gttCAACAGGAATCGTTCGCTTTCGGCAAAAACTTAACTCTTGCTCAACAGTGCGCCGAAGATATCgaaacatttcagaataaaaaatCTGTACtcaaaaaaacaaatcttttgTTGGTTTTAGCGCTTCAACGGTGCAGTAGTTTGAAGGAAAGATTTGACGCTGTATCGAGTGAACAAGGAAATATTTCGCGTCATTTAAAAGAACTGAGGCATGTTATCCCTTTAAAATATCCAAACGTAATTGAAGTAGCGAAGAAAATGTGTGACGAATATGTTGCTACGTGTAGTCGCAGTATTAAGTGTTTCGAACAGAACGATGCAATTAGCGCAATAGAAGATATATTAAAAACTGTACGCGAGACATGa
- the LOC130655425 gene encoding ADP-ribosyl cyclase/cyclic ADP-ribose hydrolase-like isoform X2 yields MFSIYKLLSLCLACHSLVLANSGTTPHLKDVFIGRCWQYQFLESQNKIDILKTNLNCTMLWMKFYNAFAFKDPCDVTVKSYETLFSMFDTSKKIPNSLFWSGSKGLVDDYTSLNDDYICLEDTITGYLFDGLQWCGSTTSPDGLNSSYCHSSNSTCNAMYPVWFLASAKFAERATKIAHTLLNASRSENRPAYYESSFFRTVEMPRLHVDKLIVLVASSIGQPVRESCDSQSILELKQDAKKNNIAMECIDQPKLVLQIFCLKYPKTSPCSTKPLYDNDNKEELKLWKWACIVLIAVALILLIIIGSCMAHSLIKKNRNFKYLHNWSFSRKPMLTTEESIDQSDNNNQV; encoded by the exons ATGTTTAGCATTTACAAATTGTTGTCCCTGTGTTTGGCGTGCCACTCGTTAGTGCTTGCAAATTCTGGAACAACTCCACATCTGAAGGATGTTTTTATTGGTAGATGTTGGCAGTATCAGTTTTTGGAAAgtcaaaataaaattgatatattaaaaacaaacttaaacTGCACAATGTTATGGATGAAATTTTACAATGCTTTTGCATTTAAAGACCCGTGTGATGTTACAGTGAAGAGTTACGAAACTCTTTTCAGTATGTTTGACACTTCTAAAAAAATTCCCAAT TCTTTGTTTTGGTCTGGATCCAAAGGGCTAGTGGATGATTACACATCTTTGAATGATGACTATATTTGTTTAGAGGATACAATAACAGG GTATCTATTTGATGGTCTGCAATGGTGCGGTTCCACGACTTCACCAGATGGATTGAATTCATCGTATTGCCACTCCAGCAACAGCACATGTAATGCAATGTATCCCGTTTGGTTCCTTGCTTCAGCCAAG TTTGCTGAACGTGCGACTAAAATAGCTCATACTTTACTGAATGCATCAAGAAGTGAAAATAGGCCGGCATACTACGAATCCAG ttTTTTCCGTACAGTTGAGATGCCTCGTTTACATGTGGATAAGCTAATTGTTCTAGTTGCTTCGAGTATTGGTCAACCTGTTAG AGAGAGTTGCGATTCACAATCCATACTTGAGCTAAAACAAGATGCAAAGAAAAACAACATAGCGATGGAGTGCATAGATCAGCCCAA GTTAGTTTTGCAGATATTCTGTTTGAAATACCCGAAGACGTCGCCATGTTCAACAAAACCGCTATATGACAACGATAATAAAGAAGAGTTAAA GTTATGGAAGTGGGCGTGTATCGTACTAATTGCCGTGGCTTTAATTCTCTTAATTATAATTGGTTCGTGCATGGCTCATAGCTTGATTAAGAAAAATCGAAACTTTAAATACTTACATAACTGGTCATTCTCAAGGAAACCAATGTTGACTACTGAGGAATCTATTGACCAATCAGATAATAATAACCAAGTTTGA
- the LOC130655425 gene encoding ADP-ribosyl cyclase/cyclic ADP-ribose hydrolase-like isoform X1, whose product MFSIYKLLSLCLACHSLVLANSGTTPHLKDVFIGRCWQYQFLESQNKIDILKTNLNCTMLWMKFYNAFAFKDPCDVTVKSYETLFSMFDTSKKIPNSLFWSGSKGLVDDYTSLNDDYICLEDTITGYLFDGLQWCGSTTSPDGLNSSYCHSSNSTCNAMYPVWFLASAKFAERATKIAHTLLNASRSENRPAYYESSFFRTVEMPRLHVDKLIVLVASSIGQPVRESCDSQSILELKQDAKKNNIAMECIDQPKLVLQIFCLKYPKTSPCSTKPLYDNDNKEELKKWKALAIVFSVICVTLLLGLALWTVFQYFGKTGNSLQVSPVASNVEQNSIIVTAESTKSDLNDNENKIWI is encoded by the exons ATGTTTAGCATTTACAAATTGTTGTCCCTGTGTTTGGCGTGCCACTCGTTAGTGCTTGCAAATTCTGGAACAACTCCACATCTGAAGGATGTTTTTATTGGTAGATGTTGGCAGTATCAGTTTTTGGAAAgtcaaaataaaattgatatattaaaaacaaacttaaacTGCACAATGTTATGGATGAAATTTTACAATGCTTTTGCATTTAAAGACCCGTGTGATGTTACAGTGAAGAGTTACGAAACTCTTTTCAGTATGTTTGACACTTCTAAAAAAATTCCCAAT TCTTTGTTTTGGTCTGGATCCAAAGGGCTAGTGGATGATTACACATCTTTGAATGATGACTATATTTGTTTAGAGGATACAATAACAGG GTATCTATTTGATGGTCTGCAATGGTGCGGTTCCACGACTTCACCAGATGGATTGAATTCATCGTATTGCCACTCCAGCAACAGCACATGTAATGCAATGTATCCCGTTTGGTTCCTTGCTTCAGCCAAG TTTGCTGAACGTGCGACTAAAATAGCTCATACTTTACTGAATGCATCAAGAAGTGAAAATAGGCCGGCATACTACGAATCCAG ttTTTTCCGTACAGTTGAGATGCCTCGTTTACATGTGGATAAGCTAATTGTTCTAGTTGCTTCGAGTATTGGTCAACCTGTTAG AGAGAGTTGCGATTCACAATCCATACTTGAGCTAAAACAAGATGCAAAGAAAAACAACATAGCGATGGAGTGCATAGATCAGCCCAA GTTAGTTTTGCAGATATTCTGTTTGAAATACCCGAAGACGTCGCCATGTTCAACAAAACCGCTATATGACAACGATAATAAAGAAGAGTTAAA GAAATGGAAGGCGCTGGCTattgttttttctgttatttGTGTCACTCTCCTTCTTGGTCTTGCTCTTTGGACTGTCTTTCAGTACTTTGGAAAAACAGGAAATTCCCTCCAAGTATCCCCAGTTGCCAGCAATGTTGAACAAAACAGTATCATAGTGACGGCCGAATCCACCAAAAGCGATCTCAATGACAACGAAAATAAAATTTGGATTTGA